From Aspergillus chevalieri M1 DNA, chromosome 4, nearly complete sequence, a single genomic window includes:
- the FCY2 gene encoding cytosine permease (COG:Q;~EggNog:ENOG410PISI;~InterPro:IPR001248,IPR026030,IPR038271;~PFAM:PF02133;~TransMembrane:11 (o76-97i109-129o149-175i182-202o208-226i280-306o326-352i378-397o409-428i448-467o487-505i);~go_component: GO:0016020 - membrane [Evidence IEA];~go_component: GO:0016021 - integral component of membrane [Evidence IEA];~go_function: GO:0022857 - transmembrane transporter activity [Evidence IEA];~go_process: GO:0055085 - transmembrane transport [Evidence IEA]) yields the protein MLGGADHDLEKAPEVGNVPVDGNSDGAVPGESFAYGDSWYARIQRLAGKLNIEQRGIERVPESEQTDTSYFNISSMWLAANMVVSSFAIGVLGKSLYGLGFVDALLVDLFFNLLGIMTVCWFSCFGPPFGLRQMVLSRFWFGWYGTKFIAILNVLACVGWSAANAIVGAQFIVAVNSDVPGFAGILIIAICTLLITFAGYKVVHAYEYWSWIPTFIVFMIVFGTFAHSGDFKNLPMGVGRSELGSCLSFGSTVYGFATGWTSYAADYTVYQPKNRSRRKVFFSAWLGLLPPLLFTQMLAIAIMTATEINGGDNKYQLGYAASGNGGLLSAVLAPLGRFGDFCLIILALSIIANNCPNIYSVSLTLQVLSRFTQRVPRFIWVFLGSCASIAIGIPGYSHFESVLENFMNFIAYWLAIYSGIAVSDHFIFKRGFGGYRPEIYEDRHKLPVGIAAALAFGFGIAGMITGMSQTWYTGPIAIHAGVAPSGADIGFELAFAFAAVSYCLLRPIELKVLGR from the exons ATGTTAGGTGGTGCCGACCACGACCTCGAAAAAGCCCCTGAAGTGGGCAATGTCCCTGTCGACGGTAACAGCGACGGTGCAGTGCCCGGGGAGAGCTTCGCATATGGCGATTCGTGGTACGCAAGGATACAGCGGTTGGCGGGGAAGCTCAACATTGAGCAGCGCGGTATCGAGCGAGTACCGGAAAGTGAACAAACAGATACCTCATACTTCAACATTAGCAGCATG TGGCTCGCGGCCAACATGGTGGTTAGTTCGTTCGCTATCGGTGTCCTCGGAAAGTCGCTTTATGGACTTGGTTTCGTCGATGCCCTCCTCGTCGATCTTTTCTTCAATCTACTGGGTATCATGACCGTCTGTTGGTTTTCGTGCTTTGGACCTCCGTTTGGATTGCGACAGATGGTGTTGTCAAGGTTTTGGTTTGGCTGGTATGGAACAAAATTCA TCGCTATCCTCAACGTCCTGGCCTGTGTGGGATGGTCTGCCGCCAACGCCATCGTGGGTGCCCAGTTCATCGTCGCAGTAAACTCCGACGTACCTGGTTTCGCCGgtatcctcatcatcgccattTGCACCCTCCTCATCACATTCGCCGGATACAAGGTAGTTCACGCATACGAGTACTGGAGCTGGATCCCAACCTTCATCGTGTTCATGATCGTCTTCGGAACCTTTGCTCACTCAGGCGACTTCAAAAACCTACCCATGGGAGTTGGAAGATCGGAACTGGGTAGTTGTCTCTCCTTTGGCTCAACTGTGTACGGCTTCGCAACTGGTTGGACCAGCTACGCCGCCGATTACACAGTATACCAGCCCAAGAACCGCAGCCGTCGTAAGGTATTCTTCTCCGCTTGGTTGGgtctcctccctcctctctTGTTCACCCAGATGCTGGCGATTGCGATCATGACGGCCACGGAGATCAACGGTGGAGACAACAAGTACCAGCTAGGATATGCGGCGTCAGGTAACGGGGGTTTGCTCAGCGCTGTTCTCGCGCCGCTTGGCAGATTCGGTGACTTCTGTTTGATCATTCTCGCCCTCTCGATTATCGCCAACAACTGCCCGAACATTTATTCCGTCTCTTTGACACTCCAAGTTCTGAGTCGTTTCACTCAACGCGTGCCTCGATTCATCTGGGTGTTCCTGGGCTCCTGTGCTTCCATCGCCATCGGTATACCCGGATACTCGCACTTCGAAAGTGTCCTGGAGAACTTCATGAACTTCATCGCGTATTGGCTCGCCATATACTCAGGTATCGCTGTTTCTGATCACTTTATCTTCAAGCGTGGTTTTGGTGGGTATCGTCCGGAGATCTATGAGGATCGCCACAAGCTGCCCGTTGGTATTGCTGCTGCCCTCGCTTTCGGGTTTGGAATCGCGGGTATGATCACTGGTATGAGTCAAACGTGGTATACTGGACCTATTGCCATTCATGCAGGCGTTGCGCCAAGTGGTGCTGATATCGGCTTTGAACTGGCGTTTGCCTTTGCGGCAGTCAGTTATTGTTTGTTGAGACCTATCGAGTTGAAGGTGCTTGGTAGGTAA